The Candidatus Methylomirabilis tolerans genome includes the window ACCCTCAATCTACTGTCCGGAGGAGAGAAGGCGTTGGCCGCACTGGCGCTTCTGCTGGCGCTATTTCATACCCGTCCCAGTCCCTTTTGCTTACTCGACGAAGTCGATGCCCCCCTCGACGACGCCAATGCCGAGCGTTTTGCTTCGCTTCTGAAGGAAATGGCTGCAACTGCCCAGTTCCTCCTCATCACTCACAACAAGCGAACGATGGCGGCTGCCGATCTCCTGTACGGGGTCACCATGGAGGAACACGGTGTCTCGAAGCTCCTCTCTCTTCGCATAAGCCGAACCGCTTGACGGAAGGATAACAGGCAAGCCTGCATGTTTATCAATGACGCTTCACGCCGAGGTCTTTTCGGTCGATTCGTGGCTGGGCTCGCTCGAACCCGCCAGGGGTTGGTCGGGCAGATTGAACGACTTTTCGGCTCCAATGCTCCAAGTGTTGAAGACCTGGAGACACTGGAAGAGCTCCTGATCGCCGCCGATTTCGGCCCGGCGCTGGCACAGCAACTCATGACGCCCCTGCGGGACCGTCTTGGACGTCGAGATCTCAGCAGTCTGGATCAGGTAGAAGCTGCCCTTAAGCAGGGTATTCTTACTGTCCTGAACGGAACAGCCCATCCCCCTTCATCTGAAAACCATCAGACTCGGCCCAAGATCCTGCTCTTTCTCGGAATCAACGGTTCCGGGAAAACCACGACCATCGGGAAATTCGCAAATCGCCTTATCAACGAAGGCGGGCTCGTGGTGTTAGCCGGAGCCGACACCTTTCGGGCGGCGGCCATCGAGCAGCTTCAACTGTGGGGTCGGCGCGTGGGCGCCGATGTGATCTGCCACCAAGCCGGTGCTGATCCCTCTGCCGTAGTGTTCGATGCCGTGCAGGCCGCATGCTCACGCGGCGCAAGCCATCTGCTCATTGATACTGCCGGCCGCCTGCACACCAAACGGAATCTGATGGAGGAACTGAAGAAAATCCAGCGAGTGGTTTCCCGACAGATACCGGATGCGCCTCACGAACGGATCCTGGTGCTGGATGGCACGTCCGGCCTGAACGCGCTGGTCCAGGCAAGGCACTTTCACGAGGCGGTGGGACTGACGGGACTGATCCTGACCAAGCTGGACGGCACCGCAAAAGGAGGCGTCGTCGTCGCGATCGCTGATCAGTTGAAACTCCCAATTACCTACGTCGGCCTGGGCGAGGGCGTTGACGACCTGCAGCCGTTTGTCCCGGAGACCTTTACGGACGCCCTGTTCGCGAGGTCCTAGCGCCATCCCAGAGCTGCCAACCGGCTGACAACCAGCGACAATCCCACATCTCTCCTCAAATCCCCCCTACTCCCCTTTTTATAAGGGGGAATTCCTGTTTTCGGCTTGACACCTCCTGAACACGGTGCTAAGGTAACTTCGTGTATTTCCTCAGAACGTTCGCTTTTCCCTCATTAAGGCGAGATGTTCAGCCCTGACGATGAGCTGTTTATGCGGCGCGCCCTTTCTCTTGCAGTAAAGGGACGCGGGCGCACGAGTCCCAACCCACTGGTTGGCGCAGTCGTCGTACGGGACGGTTGCATCATTTCTGAGGGGTACCATGCGCGAGCCGGCGGGCCTCACGCAGAGGTGGTGGCGCTCGAAGGTACAGCCGGGGCGGTGCACGGAGCCGACCTCTATGTGACGCTTGAACCGTGTTGCCATCACGGTCGGACCCCACCATGCACTGCTCGGATTATTCAGGCCGGCATTCGTCG containing:
- the ftsY gene encoding signal recognition particle-docking protein FtsY; translated protein: MFINDASRRGLFGRFVAGLARTRQGLVGQIERLFGSNAPSVEDLETLEELLIAADFGPALAQQLMTPLRDRLGRRDLSSLDQVEAALKQGILTVLNGTAHPPSSENHQTRPKILLFLGINGSGKTTTIGKFANRLINEGGLVVLAGADTFRAAAIEQLQLWGRRVGADVICHQAGADPSAVVFDAVQAACSRGASHLLIDTAGRLHTKRNLMEELKKIQRVVSRQIPDAPHERILVLDGTSGLNALVQARHFHEAVGLTGLILTKLDGTAKGGVVVAIADQLKLPITYVGLGEGVDDLQPFVPETFTDALFARS